The Henckelia pumila isolate YLH828 chromosome 2, ASM3356847v2, whole genome shotgun sequence genome includes a window with the following:
- the LOC140877552 gene encoding uncharacterized protein, whose translation MKKRKPLGPLENAFNLNARDELHFEIARLFYTGGLSFNIARNPHYVRAFSLATQRTIPGYLPTGYNLLRTSLLEKEKSHIEKLLEPTKSAWKQKKSEYKDKTLISKLLINAINEVGHQNVVQVVTDNAPVCKAAGLLVEVKYPHIFWTLCVVHRLNLALKNICAPTDSLQNKEAFDECKWIAEVASDASMIKNFIMNHNMRLSMFNENSNLKMLSLADTRFASTIIMLKRFREIKKCLENMVISERWDLYKEDDVVKARVIKYKILDDQFWEKIDYILTFTFPIYEMLRKADTYQPCLYLVYEWWDEMIEKMRVAISKGPQRGDSKFYEVVHNILVERWNKSNTPLHCLAHSLYPKSSNRLPPHRDIEVSRERKKCIKKYYSNTSERRNVNEEFASFSAAIDDFSDNDSMCDRGLMSPTKWWVIHGASAPTLQSLALKLLGQPSSSCCCERNWSNYSFIHSLKRNKITPQRAEDLMYVHYNLRLLSRRSPHYREGESKMWDVGADGLDSMDMEGAAILEIANLSLDEPELESVLFTDEGRVGDETDMEV comes from the exons ATGAAGAAGAGGAAACCACTTGGCCCTCTTGAAAACGCTTTTAACTTGAATGCTAGAGATGAGCTCCACTTTGAAATTGCTAGGTTGTTTTACACCGGGGgattatctttcaatattgcCAGGAATCCTCATTATGTTCGTGCTTTCAGTTTGGCCACTCAACGAACGATTCCAGGTTATCTTCCAACCGGATACAATTTATTGAGAACTTCACttcttgaaaaagaaaaatcccATATTGAAAAGTTGTTGGAGCCAACAAAATCAGCTTGGAAACAAAAAAAGA GTGAGTACAAAGATAAAACTCTCATCTCGAAGTTGCTGATCAATGCCATAAATGAAGTGGGGCATCAGAATGTTGTCCAAGTAGTCACCGATAATGCTCCGGTATGCAAAGCTGCAGGGTTACTCGTTGAGGTAAAGTACCCACACATATTTTGGACTCTTTGTGTTGTGCACAGACTGAATCTTGCTTTGAAGAATATTTGTGCACCGACTGACTCATTGCAAAACAAAGAAGCTTTTGATGAATGTAAGTGGATAGCAGAAGTAGCAAGTGATGCTTCAATGATCAAGAATTTTATAATGAATCACAATATGAGATTATCGATGTTCAATGAAAACTCAAACTTGAAGATGCTATCACTTGCGGATACTCGATTTGCTTCTACGATCATTATGCTTAAAAGATTTAGAGAAATCAAGAAATGTCTTGAAAACATGGTGATTAGTGAAAGATGGGATCTGTACAAGGAGGATGATGTAGTAAAGGCCAGAGTAATTAAATATAAGATATTGGATGATCAGTTTTGGGAAAAAATTGATTATATTCTTACTTTCACATTTCCAATTTATGAGATGCTAAGGAAAGCAGACACTTATCAACCTTGTCTTTATTTAGTCTATGAGTGGTGGGATGAAATGATAGAGAAAATGAGGGTTGCTATCTCGAAGGGGCCTCAGAGAggagattcgaagttttatgagGTGGTTCATAATATTTTGGTGGAGCGATGGAATAAAAGCAATACACCCCTTCATTGTTTGGCGCATTCTTTGTATCCAA AATCTTCTAATCGTCTTCCTCCGCATAGGGACATCGAAGTTTCAAGGGAAAGGAAAAAatgcattaaaaaatattactccAATACTTCCGAGAGAAGAAATGTCAATGAGGAGTTTGCCTCTTTTTCAGCTGCCATTGATGATTTTTCTGATAATGATTCAATGTGTGATCGAGGTTTGATGTCTCCGACTAAGTGGTGGGTTATTCATGGTGCTTCTGCACCAACTCTTCAAAGTTTAGCTTTAAAGCTACTTGGGCAACCTTCTTCTTCTTGTTGTTGTGAGAGAAATTGGAGCAATTACAGTTTCATTCACTCactgaaaagaaacaaaataaCGCCACAAAGAGCAGAAGATTTGATGTATGTTCACTACAATCTTCGTCTTTTATCTAGAAGGAGTCCACATTATCGTGAAGGAGAAAGTAAGATGTGGGATGTTGGAGCAGATGGATTGGATTCCATGGACATGGAGGGTGCTGCTATCCTTGAAATTGCCAATTTATCTCTTGATGAACCTGAATTGGAGTCAGTCTTATTTACTGATGAAGGCCGTGTTGGTGATGAGACCGACATGGAAGTTTGA